Within the Methanobacterium sp. BRmetb2 genome, the region AATTTCTTTACATTCCCTTTTAGGCGTTGAAATTGTAATACATAGTTAATAAAAAAATATGACAATTTTTTTTATTCAGGTGTTTCTAATATGTGGAAAGTATAATATCTGGTGAATCCACATTCCTTGCAGCAGATAGTCATTTTATATTGGTCTATGTTGATTTCATGAATAGTGGCATCTCCACAGTTATAACACTTTGAGGATTTTTTGAGTTTCCATGGTTCAATTTTCATTTAATCACTCCTCAGGATTTTCTACTCCTTTAAAAATATAATGTCTGGTTGCACCACAATTAGTACACCATATTTTCGCTTTGTTTACATCTACACGTATTCTCTGAGCAGCGTCTTCCCCACAATAAAAGCAGGGGACTTTTTTCTCAAGGAACCACACATCAACTTCTTTTGCTTTTTTGTCCTGGTTTCCATAATTAACTATTATCTTTCGAATTGGAACTTCAATTATGGTGTAGCGATCATTTTCCAATGCCTTATTAACTGATTCTTCAACTACAGGTACCTGTTCCTCATTTAAAACTGTGCAGATCTGAACTGCATCGTTTGCATAATCTCTAATCATTCCTATGGCTGATTTAGGATCTTCTTTTATACTAAATCCTTCCCAATCCTCTGGTGACATTCCTTTATATTCTAAAATATAAAATCCAGTTATACCTGAATCTGTTAAGGCATTCATGGCCTTGCCCAGATTTTCTATCTCTACAAAAACCCTTAAATGGACCTTCACTTTACCACCTTCGTTTCACTTATCCTTAAGATTGAATAACATGGAATAATATCCAGGATAAAATCTCCCATTATATTTATCTCTAAATAGCTATTAAAAATTTTCAGTTTTAACATGGTACTTTATGATTTTCAGATATTATAAAATTAATTTTTATCCTCACCCTAAAAATTGTTAATCTATAAATTTTTTAAATCCACAAAACTTCTAAATATCTGGATAAACATATTCTTGCATGGTGGGATCATGAAAAATCAACATTTCAAAGAATGGATGGTTCTATGTCAGAATAAAAACTGTAAAAATAAATATATCCTGCCTGAAGATGCAGTTGTGGATTGGAAAACTCGTAAAAGCTTTGGCCTGTGTAAAACTTCTTGTGACACAGTTTATCCTGAATTAAAAAAAGGAATTCCCTGTCCAAAATGCGGTAGAATAAATTTTAGAGTAATTAAAGCTTATCAAAAAACAAAAAGGGTTAATTAATCTAATTTTGGATGTAGTTACTTAAAAAAATTGATATGAAGTTTATCCAATTAAATAAGTTTTTAATCAAAATAGTTATAGAATCATTATCAACAATCATATTATAATAGGAGGAGTTAGATGAAATTCCGGGGTGCTTTCGGCATATACAATAAAGGTAAAGTTGAGATTTCTGAGGATAAAGAAAAATCAGATGAAGTTTTTAATTCATTAAATGAATCAGAAAAGGTAGTGGTTATCTCAACTCAACAGTTTATAAAGTGGCTTGAAGATTTAGAGATTTCTATAAGCAATATAGAAGAATATGACAAAGAATTGATGTCCCTCATGTTTAGAATAAAAAAATAGACATGATTATTCCTATTTTATTTTAAAAAAATTTATATATTAATTTTTATTCCACCTGGTGATTTAATGGAAGAAACTATCTCTATCAACGATGCAATTGTTAAATTTAATCAAGAAAATCTTATTATAAGTAGAAAAAAAGGATTTGCAATTTTAACTAACCAAAATTCTAAAGACAGTTTTCTCAATGTTAAATCCGTGGTAAAACATAAAAAAACTAATATTACAGAAACGAAAATGATTCTAGATAAATTAAATCATAACAAAGATGTTAGCCCGCCCTTTAGCTTATTAGTCGATGATGTTAATATCAATGATGTGGTAATAGTCACCTATGATTGTGTGACTGCAATAGTAAGTTTAGAATTAAGTAAGGCAAATGATAAGAACCACCAAAGTTCTTCAGATATCATGAAAGGTGGAAAAAAATCATTAAAAAATATTAACATATTGTTATTTGTAGATAAAAATCTAAGCAAAGATAATCTTTTAAAATTGTATATGAACGCAGTTGAAGGTAAATCTTCAGCATTATGGGAATTAGATGTCCGGGACAAATTCAATGAACTATTCACTGGTGGAAATAATGATACAGTTTTAATTGCCTGCAAAGAATTTGAAGATCCAGAAGAAGAAACTGACGAAATAAAACTTCAACAAATGGTTAAAAAATGTGTTAGAGATGCATTAGTTAAGGCCATAAGAAATTCTGGTTATTTTAGAAATATATTAGATTTTATCAATAGTGTGGGCGTAGAAATTGATGATCTAGTTGAAGCGGGCATGGATTTATGTGTAGGTGTGGAGAAAACTGATGAGTTATACCAGAAGCTTAAAGCACAGATTTTAAAATCTCTGGAAGATATAAATGTTATCACCTTGATCATGGCCGGCATCAGGGTTGAGGAGGACTATGAGAAACACCGCCTTGAAGAAGTTGATGTGGATGATGACCCTGCATATCTGTACACTGATGAGGTTTTAGGTATGGCCATTGCGAACCAAATTGCTGGTACCAAAGCCATATTTAATTTTAAAAGATATGATGAAGAAAAACCTGGTATTATAAGTGACTTGGGGCCTATGCTGGATGATATTTTTGCCGGTCTGGTTGCTGGTTGCATGTCAAAAATTTTTGAGGAATGATCATGATCTTAGAAGGTTTTAGAGGATTGCTGGGACTGTTATCCTTCTCCACTATACTGCCCCTAAATATACATACAAGCATTGAAGAAATGGCTAAGGTCACCTGGTTGTGGCCTCTGCTTGGTGGAATAATTGGCATATTTGTAGGGGCTGTGGGTTTTGTCTTTGTGAACCTACTACCTATAGACCAGTTGATCACAGCAACCATTGTTTACAGTTTTGCCATTTCATTTACTGGTTTCCATCACCTTGACGGTTTAATTGACATGGGCGATGCTTTAATGGCCCACGGCGATTATAAAAAAAAGATAGGAATAATGAGAGATTCAAGAATTGGAACTGGTGGAATAGCATCCTTTTTTATTATAGCATTAATAACTGTGGCATCGATCAATGCCATATCCCCCAGTTCTATATTTCTAGTTTTACTGATATCAGAGATAGGGGCTAAAATGGGATTAATAACCTGTTGTGCCTTATCTCGACCCTTTCCAGATGGGACTGGGAAGTTTTTCATTGAATCTATGAATATGAAATTGCTGTTATTATCTTTAATCTTGTGTTTCATAGTGGGATTCATATTATTTAATGTAATCGGAGTTCTGGGAATTATTGGTGGCACTATAGCTGGAGTTATATTGGCTGTAGTATCTAGGAAAAGTTTTTATTGGACTACCGGTGATATTTTAGGTGCTTCCAATGAAGTAGGAAGAATGTTATCTTTATTAGTAATGACCAGCATGGTGATACCGTGGACGTTAATGTTTTAAGATTAGATCACAGAAGAAAAAGGGATGCCCGAATCACCACCCATGTTTGTTTAACTGCCCGGGCTTTTGGAGCATCTAAAACTATTTTAAGTGGTGAAAAAGATTCTAAACTCATGGAAAATGTTGAAGATGTGGTTAGAAGGTGGGGAGGAAATTTTAAAATTGGATATCAGAAAAATTGGGAGAATTTAATGGAAGAATGGCAAAAAAATGGTGGAGAAATTGTTCATCTTACCATGTACGGCACTCCAGTACAGGAAGCTATAAAAGAGATAAAAAATTCCCCAAAAGATAAATTAATAGTGGTTGGCGGCTCCAGAGTTCCAACTAAAGTTTATAAAAAGGCTGATCATAATGTTTCTGTTACATCCCAACCCCATTCTGAAGTTTCATCACTGGCCCTATTCTTACACATGTTATTTGAGGGAAAAGAGCTAGAACTAAATTTTGAAGGTGGAGAAATGAAGGTTATTCCCACAGCTCGGGGTAAAAAAGTGGTTACCCAAAAAGAGGATAAATAAAAAATTAAATTTTTTCCTATTTAATTACCCACTTTTATTCTGATGATCTTATCATCATCAATTTTAGGCACCCCCCTTCCATCTTTATTAGATGTAGCAATGTAAAGGTAACCTTTGTGTTCGACTACATCTCTTATTCTGCCAAGATTATTGAAAAGTTCATCCTCACGGGTGATCTCCATGCCAGAACTATCCAGATACAGTCGTCTAAGCTGATTACCCCTTAGACCTGCCACAAAAAGAGAGTTTTTATAGAAGGCCATTCCAGACGGTGCCAGGGTAAATTCACTAAAACATCGGATAGCATTAATATATCCATCAGTACTGTTATCACACTCTACAATAGGCCATCCATAGTTTCCCCCTTTTTCTATGATATTTATCTCATCATTTCTAGTGGCCCCGTGTTCTGAAGCATACATTAATCCATTGGAAGTATTCCAGGTTATGCCCTGAGGATCTCGGTGTCCATAAGACCAGACATAATTATTGAATGGATTATCAGCCGGTACTGTTCCGTCCTTGTTTAATCTCAATATTTTACCGGCTAAAGAGTTATTGTCTTGAGCCAGAAGTTCATTGCCAGCATCACCCGTGGTAGCATAAAGTTTACCATCTGGACCAAATTTCAATCTGCCTCCATTGTGAATACCAGAACTGGGGATGTTATCCAGTAGAACTGTTTCATTGGTAAGATTTGTGTTCAATGTAAACCTGGAAATTCTATTTCCATTATTCTGTGTAGTATAATATAGATAGACGTACTTGTTGTTATTAAAATCAGGATCAACAGCTATTCCTAAAAGACCAGACTCACTAACCTCTTTTACATTAACGTTTCCAACTTCTTGAACCTGATTTCCATCCCATATCTTTACTTTACCTCCTCTTTCCGTGAATATCATCCTATCATCAGGTAAAAATGCCATGGCCCATGGTGTGTCCAGATTGGTAAGTATTACCTCAGACTGATATCCAGATTCATCTACAGAACTTGGAACAAGTAATACAATCAAGGCGACAGTTATAATAATTAATATTCCCACAAAAACAATGAATTTTTTCTGCATTCCATTCCCCCTAACCTTTTATTGATTTTATTCTAATAAATCATTTAATTCGTTAAATGATCAAAGTTCTATGAAAACCATAGTATTAGGAACTTTAAATAGCACCACTATTAGGACAGGGCATTTCTGCAGCAAATACAAACCCTGAATAACTTAAAATAAACAATAGAATTATTATAAATAAACATTTTTTTGATCATATTTCAATTAAATCCCCTTTTAATATTATTTTATAAAGGGAACTAAAAAATTTTTCGTTTTCAGCGAGTTTATTATTTTAATGGTTATAATTAAATATTTTTCAAATTTAGTAAGTATTCTTTAGTTAATTTTGAATAACAATATTTTAAAAATAATAAAATTTAAAATAGTAATTATAATGGCTAAACTTTATTAAAAGATAGAAACTAAAAATCAGAATAAATCTCCTCTTTATTATCAATTAGATTAGATTAAATAAAGATTCAATCACCTTATTTATAAAATTGGCTCAAATTTGTTTTTAACTGTTCAAAACATAATTATTTGAATAGACTACTTCCAGCTTGATTTTTCTTCCATGAATTTTATCTTTTACCATTGCTTCAAGTTTTTTAAGAGATGGAAGTTGTCCATTTCCTATGATTCTTACAGTTACAATATCTTCTTTAGATTCAGCATCAACAGAGACCAACTCATATCTACTGCCACTCAACCAAGTACTTGATGCCTCAGTTATGGTTCCAGTAATGCTATTATCAATATAGATTGTGTAACCAGTATAGGCTAGAGGTACAGAAATCAAAACCATCATAACTGTAGCAATGGCTATACCCCTTTTTTTGGCAATTTGAGACTTATCTTTCACTGCTATCTTAGAAAAACCCATGATACCAAAAAGAGCAGTTCCAGTAACGAGTATGGCGAAATAATTTGTCATAAAAAGTAAAAGGCTACCCAGGGCCAAGGAATAGTTGGAACTTGCCAATAGAATACCCACATTTGCTAATGGAGGAACAAGAGATATGGCAATGGCTACTCCTGGCAATGTATCAGAAACATCATGGCGGGACATTGCAAAAGCACCAGCAACCCCAGTAACTAGAGCAGCTAAAAGGTCTAGAAGACGTGGAGAAGTTCTAACAATAACTTGGCCTATGTTTTCCGGTTGAAAAAAACTGGTCATAGGCAAGGTTAATAAGAATCCAACTCCAATGGCAGTGGCAATTCCTCCCAGACTTACCAATAGTGAAGTCTTGATAGCCAAACTATCACTTGCGCTGATACTAAAAGCAAGACCCATAATAGGTAGCATTAGAGGCGCGATAATCATGGCACCTATAATTACGGCTACAGAATCTCCAAGAAGCCCATAGGTAGAAATCCCCGAAGCAAGAATAAGCAGACAGAAAAATTTTACCAACTTTTTTTTAACATCCTCACCTTCATATACTACTAAATCTCGAATTCTTTTTACTTCTGCTTCATCAACAGGATCCCCGTGCAGCAATGTACCAATAGATTGTTTCATTTTCAATTCTCCAATATTATATAGTATAAACCTGGTTATATTACTTAGGAACTAAAAACTCGGCCACACCATAACCTTCTTTACCATCCCAATTGTATTTAAAAAGTGTTTCTATGATGATCATATCTCTATCAACCGGAACCATTCCATATATTATAACTTCTCCCTCTACTGTATATTTCATACCTTTTTTGTCAGATAAGATCATTGAAAAATTAGAAGGAATTCCCTCACTAAATTTTACATCTATATCTGATTTAGCGAGTGGTTCATTTACTGAATCCTTATAGAAATATCCTGCATTTATATCTCCTTCATCAACAGAGATTTTAGTAATATTAAAGGATTCATCGTCAGATAACTGGGAATTAATCCACATCCACATCTTAGGAGATCTCCAGTGCCTAATACCGCGGCTCAAATCTCGTTCACCCAATGCATTAATTTCAACTGATTCGCCATCAATATCAATTTTTCCCACAGCTTTTCCAAACTGTTCATAATGCTGGGATATTACATTAGATGACATTTACCTAAATTAAGTGCCTTACCTCCTATTTTTTCTATTGGAAGGCCTTTTTCTTCGAATTTTATCACATAAGTGTTTGTATCTGCCATATTACCATTACCTGCCATATCATCGTCATATTTTTCTATAGTTATCAAAAATAAGAGAATTCTGTATTTATCTTTAGATAAATAAAATATAAACAATAGGATTTTTTAAAAATTGAAAAATGAAACTAAAAAATAAATTTTAATAAAATATAAAACAAATATAGGCCTTAGAGTGTTATATATAAGTTTTAATATAAAGTTATTATGTGATATTATCCAATTAAAATACTAATAAATCTAAAAAAAGTGATTAAAGATGTTAAAAATTGTTGATCATATACTGGCCCAGGAAATTCTCACCAAGATCAGGAAGAAGGGAGTAGATAGTGTCCAATTTCGCTCGGGTGTGGTTGAACTTGGTCGCCTAATAAGTTATGAATTCATAAATACCATGGAACGAAATTCAGTTAAAGTAGAAACACCTTTAGGATTTGCTAAAGGAATCAAAGTAAAAAATAAAAAGGACGTTGTGGTTATAAGCATATTAAGGGCAGCTATCCCCTTAGTTGATGGTATTATGAGAGTTTTCCCTGAAGCCCAGTGCGGGGTGGTTGGTGCCTGGAGAGAAGATGAGCCTCCCTTTAAGGTGAAAATGGATTATATGAAAATACCTAACTTAGATGGAAAGATAATTATTGTGGCTGATCCTATGTTAGCCACAGGCAATACTATGAACACAATTTTAAAAGCCATAAAAAAGTTTGGAACACCTAAAAGACTTGTACTTTTTAATATAATCTCTACTGATGAGGGTATAGCAAAGGTAATTAACAATCACCCTGAAATTGAAATATACACTTGTTCCATTGAAAAAGAGTTGAGTAAGGAAGGTTATATTATACCTGGATTGGGAGATGCAGGAGATCTGGCTTTTGGTAAGCCTAATTAGTTACTTTTGTTATATATGGATTTTCCGTGGGCTGCTGCCACAATACCTGGGATTCCATCAACTTCCAATTCATAGATTGCTTCCATTCCTTCCTCAGAAAAGGCCGCTACTTTTTTAAATAAAACTTTACTGGTTAAAAGTGCAGCTACCGGCGGTGTAACCACATATACTGAATTTTCAGTATTTAATGTATCTATAGTTTCTTGTTTCAATATTCCCTTACCTAAATGTATTTTAACACCATACTTAGCAAGTAATGGTATGCTTCCCTCAATATCTTCCTTGTTACTGCTGGTGGGTGCTATTCCTGCGTCACTTACTGCAGTGTGCATTATCACTGATCCTTCTAGATCCAAAAGATTACTGCCATCTTCCAGTTTTTTAACCAGTTTTGGTAAAGCTGCATCTCTACCAGTAAATATTTTACCGTATATCTCAACCCGGTCTCCTATATCCAGAGTTTCAATTACCTCAGTTTTAACTGGTGTTTTAATTTTTTTCATAGTAACCACCGCATTAAAAGTATAATATCAAAAAACTTCTGAGATTCAATGAAAATATGATCAATTACAATAATTATGATTAATTCGCAGTTATTTGTTTTAAATCACTTAAAAATTGTGTAATATGTTCTTTTTTGATATGAGGCATTACTATAATTCTTATAGCTCGCGGATAGGAAGATATAGATACTGCCCATCCTTTATCACTCAATTTCTGTGCAAGTTCATCTACAGACATTTTTTCTGATTTAAAAGCCACTATATTTAGTTCTGGTTCAGTTATTAATTCCAGTCCTAACTCTTTTAGTCCCTGGGCCAGGGTTTTTGTAATTTCCATGCAGTTTCTGGACAGAGCCGTGTACCCTTCTTTTCCCATATATTTTAAAAGCGCCCATGTAGCAGCTGCTGAAGCACCAGTTCGGGTGCCTACAATAGTTGACTGTTTTTTTTCGGTTAAATAGGGAGTTTCTATACTCATAACATCCAGATATTTTTCATCCCGGAACAATATACCGCCGGTAGGTATAGGTGCTAAACCCATTTTATGCGGATCAATGGTCAGGGAACATACACCATCCAATGAAAAATCAAAGTCAGGAAGATCATAACCAATCTCCTTTAAGAAAGGTATAATAAAACCACCGAATGCGGCATCAACATGTAAATAAATTTCCTGTTCTGTGCATATTTTGGAGAGTTCCGGTATGGGGTCAATCTTTCCCAGTTCAGTGGTTCCAGCCACACCTACCACCGCCACAGTTCTATCAGATAATAGTTCCATTACTGAATCTAAATCCATTTTATAATCATCATCAAGCTTTGCTTCTTTCAGTTTAAGAGATAGAATATCTGCTGCTTTTTTAAAGGAAAAATGAGCCGATTTTGGCACAATTATTTCTGGATTTTGTACATTCGAACAGTTTCTGGCAGCACGCATAGCCATAATGTTTGCTTCGGTTCCTCCAGTAATTATATGGCCAAAAACATTCTTTGAGCCAAGGATACTTCCAAGAAGCTCTATAGATTCTCTTTCAAGTTTCTGAGTGCCTTTAAATAAACCAGGATCTCCCAGATTAGATTCTAAAAACATGGCATAAGCTTTTCTTCCGACTTCATGAGGACAGGTGCACATAGACCCTAATATCTTTCCAGATCGGTGGGTTAAATCCTCTTTCTGAAATTCTCTGAGTTTCTGGAATACTTCCTCTTTTGAAAATCTATTTTCATCCATATTAATTACCTGAAAAAAATAACTGATTAAAAAAATAGTATTAAAATTTAAAAAAAAGAATTATGATATTTTTATTCCTGCATCATTTTTCGGGCAGCTTTTAAAACCAGTTTCTTCTCTATTCGAGCTACTGTTTCTCTTACGGCTGGCACAGCATCAGTATTTGCAGATACACTGTCAATTCCAAGTTCCACTAATTTTTCCACAATATGTGGAATACTTCCTGCCTGTCCACATATACTGGTTTTTACTCCAGCAGCATTACATTTTTTGATAACCCGTGCTATCAATTTTAGTACAGCAGGGTGTCCTTCACTGTAAAGGCCAGCTACATTTTCATTGTTTCTATCAATGGCCAATGTGTACTGGGTAAGATCGTTGGTTCCAAAACTGGCAAAATCTATTCCAACATCAATGAAATCTTCAATCACCATGGCCGCTGCAGGTGTTTCCACCATAATACCAAATTCTATATTTTTCTGTGGTTTTAAACCAACTTCTTCTGCTATTTGCTTGGCCTTGCGCAGTTCATCTGGATGCTGGACTAATGGAATCATTATGCCTATATTGGTATAGCCCTGTTCATGTAATTTTTTTATGGCCTTAAATTCTGCTCTGAGAATATCTGGTTGATCTAGTTCCCGTCTGATACCCCTCCAACCCAGCATAGGGTTGTGTTCGTATGGTTCATCTTCTCCACCGTCTAATGTTTTGAATTCGTCAGTTGGAGCATCCAGTGTTCTGTACCATACTGGTTTAGGATAGAAGGCATCCACCACTTTTAGAATATTTTCCATAAGTATGTGAATGAGTTCGTCTTCACGACCGTCTTTTATGAATTTGATAGGGTGCACACCGGCAGTTAACATCATGTGTTCCGTCCTAAGTAGGCCGACACCATCTGCACCAGTTTGCGAAGCTTTTTTAGCTGCCTCCGGCATGCTGACATTCACTTTAACATCGGTAACTGTGAGTATTGGTGATTGCACCACTGCCTGCTGTCTTTCAACTTCAACTTTTTCAGCTACTTTGAGTTTACCTTTATAAACAATTCCCTTATTTCCATCTATAGTTACCAGTTGATTTTCATCCAGGATTTGTGTGGCATCTGTAGTTCCAACTACACAGGGAATTCCTAATTCTCGAGATACTATAGCTGCATGACAGGTTACACCGCCTTCATCAGTTATGATTCCACTGGCCCGTTTCATGGCCGGCACCATATCGGGAGTGGTCATGACTGTTACTAAAATATCACCGGTTTCCACTTTATCCAGTTCATCTATCTCTCTTACAATTTTTACTGCTCCAGAGCCCATGCCAGGACTTGCACCTAATCCTTTGGTTATAATGGTTCTTTCGTCTTCCATTTCTTCCCCATCCTCTTGATTTGATGATTTATCCAGAGTGGTTACTGGCCTTGATTGTAACATGTAAACCTTTCCATCTTCAATAGCCCATTCTGTGTCTTGTGGGAAGTTATAGTGACTATGTATATTTTTTCCAAGTTCTGTGAGTTCTGCCATCTCTTCAGCAGTTAGTACCTGTTTGTTCTTCATGTCTTCAGGAACTTCTACTTTGACTGTCCTGCCAGACTGGGGATCCTTATGGAACATGACATTTTTTTCACTGACCATGGTATCCAGAATTTCGCCGGTTTTTTTATCTATCCAGTAAGTATCTGGTGTAACAGTTCCAGAAACAACAGCTTCGCCCAATCCCCATGAAGCTTCGATTAATATTTTTTCTTCACCGGTCGATGGGTGTACCGTGAACATTACACCTGCTTTCTCAGCATCCACCATTTCCTGAACCACAACTGCGATGTAAACCTTTGAATGATCAAAATCATTTTCTTCACGATAAAAAATTGCTCTAGCACCGAAAAGAGAAGCCCAACATTTTTGAACATATTTTACGACATCTTCAGAACCGCTTATATTAAGATAAGTATCTTGTTGACCTGCAAAAGATGCTTCAGGCAAATCTTCTGCAGTAGCAGAAGATCTTATGGCCACAAATGCGTTTTCTTTGCCAATTTTATCGCAAAGGGCGTTATAAGATTCAGTAATAAGGGTTTTTATTTCATCAGGGACCCATGCATCCATAATGATCTTTTTTATGCGTACAGCAGCGTTTTGGAGTTCTTTATTATTATGAACATCCAAAGCATCAAGAATGTCCATGATTTCATCAAAAATTCCGGTTTCATTTATGAATCTTTCGTAGGTTGCTGATGTAACCACAAATCCTGGCGGAACTGGAATTCCTGCCTGGGTTAATTCACCTAAATTTGCTCCTTTTCCACCTGCAATTGCAACATCTTCTTTGTTTAGCTCATCAAAATATGCGACATTCTTCATGCTGATCCCCTAATTACAATTTTGAAAAATTTTTATAAAAAAATTCTTATTTGACTAATTCTTCTCCCTTGTCAATCACGATTCTACATGGTACGGGTAGCTTCATAGCAGCTCTTCTTAATGCTTCTTTTATATCTTTAAAGTTTTTCTTATTGGAATGGATAGTTAAAACTTTTTGATTAGGTTTTACTATTGCAACTGAACTTACAGGTTTACCGAAAGCTTTTCTCATACCATCCTGAACCCGGTCCGCACCAGCCCCAGTTGCCATTGGATTTTCTCGCACTATGTGGTGTGGATATACCCTTAACTTAAGGTGGTATCCCATTCTACCTGCTTTTCTCTGCATATATCTATTTGAAGCAATTCTTGCTGCTTCTAATGCATTGTGTTTAATATGTGCCGGCTCTTTAACTGCTAAACTAAGAGATAATGGGAATTCCGCTGATAGATTACCCATATCATATTGAACAATTCGTGAGCCTGGAATTTTACGTATATACTCTTTTCTTGTGTATGCTCTTACCATAAATAATCCTCCTAATAAAAATTTGAGT harbors:
- the rplJ gene encoding 50S ribosomal protein L16; the protein is MVRAYTRKEYIRKIPGSRIVQYDMGNLSAEFPLSLSLAVKEPAHIKHNALEAARIASNRYMQRKAGRMGYHLKLRVYPHHIVRENPMATGAGADRVQDGMRKAFGKPVSSVAIVKPNQKVLTIHSNKKNFKDIKEALRRAAMKLPVPCRIVIDKGEELVK